In the Mycosarcoma maydis chromosome 6, whole genome shotgun sequence genome, one interval contains:
- a CDS encoding uncharacterized protein (related to YTM1 - microtubule-interacting protein), protein MSGINDLSPSLGTPSGSIAGGATEPTVPIVLTTSLDQYAIPSGPYMVPVSWRRTHLSTLVNRLVSASDADTARAAIPFDFIVHSSLLRTTLGEYLESSGLTSESTLTIEYVRSTLPPTRLAAFEHDDWVASIDCSFALANVYMTSSYDGSVRLFSPSNPTQAEHTWSTINKATVQGGKNTSLCSAKWTPPADGLVTGGMDGRVQLWSVEQVEHEWTTRLKWQGEAHNAPVAAVDTAQGPQGSSVLSAGWDGIVAVWDDLIGTTGVDSDQDVEQQDDDDDDDDPTSKRRKTSSNGRKAVKTSSSATKRGIIDATMILYHAQPTAHAVTGAKNVLTATSRVTSVEFERSSSAKNSNRAWSIGYNGVLKGWDLGSGGIAHTSLSLPSSTAESRPMLSLTQLSASTLAVGSMDRAIHLFDTRSSSSAGTLGVSISNAHRGPIDALAAHPLDSNLFASASGLECGVKVWDARSSKKALFTLDTAAVGGDKRDDKGVLALDWSRDGQEVVAGGKDKRITVFRGSAIGQSDQRA, encoded by the coding sequence ATGAGCGGGATCAACGACTTGTCACCATCTTTGGGCACGCCATCTGGGTCTATCGCTGGCGGTGCAACGGAGCCAACGGTACCTATTGTGCTCACTACGAGTCTGGACCAATATGCGATTCCATCGGGGCCATACATGGTGCCTGTCTCATGGCGTCGTACACACCTATCTACGCTTGTCAATAGGCTGGTTTCCGCATCCGATGCAGATACTGCGCGAGCTGCGATCCCGTTTGACTTTATCGTccactcgtcactgctCCGCACCACGCTGGGCGAATACCTCGAATCGAGTGGCCTCACCTCCGAATCAACGCTCACCATCGAATACGTCCGATCCACTCTTCCTCCCACGCGTCTAGCCGCGTTCGAACACGACGATTGGgtcgcctcgatcgactGTTCGTTCGCGCTCGCAAACGTGTACATGACGAGCAGCTACGATGGATCGGTCCGATTATTTTCGCCCTCGAACCCGACCCAAGCGGAGCACACATGGAGTACCATCAACAAGGCCACGGTTCAGGGTGGCAAAAACACGAGCTTGTGCAGTGCAAAGTGGACGCCGCCAGCCGATGGCTTGGTAACTGGTGGTATGGATGGTAGGGTACAGTTGTGGAGTGTAGAGCAGGTGGAGCACGAGTGGACGACTCGCTTGAAATGGCAGGGCGAAGCGCATAATGCGCCGGTAGCCGCAGTGGATACTGCGCAGGGTCCGCAGGGCTCAAGCGTGTTGAGTGCAGGCTGGGACGGTATCGTTGCGGTTTGGGATGATCTTATCGGCACCACTGGCGTTGATTCGGAtcaagatgtcgagcaacaggacgacgacgatgacgacgacgatccaACATCCAAGCGCAGAAAGACGTCGAGCAACGGCAGAAAAGCTGTAAAAACCTCTTCTTCAGCCACGAAACGAGGCATTATCGATGCGACCATGATCCTTTACCACGCGCAGCCGACCGCACATGCGGTTACAGGCGCCAAGAACGTGTTGACCGCCACTTCGCGCGTCACCTCGGTGGAATTCGAGCGTTCTTCCAGCGCCAAGAACAGCAATCGAGCGTGGAGTATCGGCTACAACGGCGTGCTTAAAGGGTGGGACCTGGGATCGGGTGGTATTGCCCACACGTCACTCTCGCTACCCAGTTCGACGGCTGAATCGCGACCGATGCTATCATTGACACAGCTCTCAGCGTCGACACTGGCTGTGGGATCGATGGATCGAGCGATCCACTTGTTCGATACGCGctcctcgagcagcgcaggTACACTGGGAGTGAGCATCTCGAATGCGCATCGTGGTCCCATTGACGCGTTGGCAGCGCATCCGTTGGATTCGAACCTTTTCGCAAGCGCAAGTGGGCTCGAGTGCGGCGTCAAGGTTTGGGATGCAAGGAGCAGTAAGAAGGCCTTGTTTACCTTGGATACCGCGGCTGTGGGTGGCGACAAGCGAGATGACAAGGGCGTCTTGGCGCTCGATTGGTCTCGAGACGGTCAAGAGGTGGTTGCCGGTGGAAAGGATAAGCGCATCACTGTGTTCCGCGGAAGTGCTATCGGGCAGAGCGATCAACGTGCATAA
- a CDS encoding uncharacterized protein (related to Yippee protein), translating to MSSVSSPASSSSSNWSSIPPSSSCAAPIVSMLDWLPESAPRYVCADCGTHLALQDELISKSFSGRDGKAYLFSSTLNTTLGAKEDRHLLTGIHTVCDLACKGCAKTLGWYYCKAWDSSQKYKEGKSIMEKVNLTKVNAW from the exons ATGTCGTCCGTTTCGTCGCcggcctcgtcgtcgtcatctaACTGGTCGTCCATaccaccatcgtcgtcttgcgcAGCACCGATCGTATCGATGCTCGACTGGCTACCGGAGTCCGCGCCTCGCTACGTCTGTGCCGACTGCGGTACGCATCTGGCGCTACAG GACGAACTGATATCCAAATCCTTTAGCGGTCGAGACGGTAAGGCGTACCTGTTCAGCTCCACGCTGAACACCACGCTCGGCGCCAAGGAAGATCGCCACCTGCTCACAGGCATCCATACCGTCTGCGATCTCGCCTGCAAAGGTTGCGCCAAAACGCTCGGGTGGTACTACTGCAAAGCGTGGGATTCCAGCCAAAAGTACAAGGAGGGAAAGAGCATCATGGAAAAAGTCAACCTCACCAAGGTCAACGCTTGGTGA
- a CDS encoding putative nik-1 protein (Os-1p protein), with protein sequence MAATLSAQSALPNQPTLMSRQTSSPLPDLASLPTDFLDHLLLVTQTLVNSKPPPAVLRAMSRDPTRKEQSSSNGDLFEAHLADDVASIDLDDPTSHAEGIVSLPLPQFNSAHSDERTKAIEENLAKLAERLWRAEDHLEVVARSQEIVRTPGAEEQPDDPNHARNLFFGKPFPYPLSHAQPQSSTYPLSYPLGMGLNGPVLLGGQHSRTDDPISSFERYNDESGLSAQEELRLLKAQVQDIARVCKAVAFGDLSQHITVPVQGHVMVELKDIINQMVDRLSHFAAEVTRVSLEVGTQGKLGGQAEVHGVEGTWKELKDVVNRLAANLTNQVRGVALVTKAVARGDLSQKIEVEADGEILELKVTINVMVDQLRHFSTEVTRVSREVGSKGQLGGQANVPGVQGVWKELTDNVNRMCSNLTGQVRSIGVVTTAVAKGDLTKTIDIDAEGEMAQLKDTVNSMVGQLRIFASEVIRMSMEVGTYGKLGGQAHVPNVEGTWKDLTENVNKMADNLTSQVREIARVTKCVAEGVLTEFINVDVKGEILDLKLTVNNMVRQLKTLSDEIIRVSVEVGTEGRLGGQAKVNDVKGQWQVLTERVNMMASNLTTQVRSIATVTTAVARGDLSKTINVEVRGEFLDLKLTVNNMVESLRTFSFEVTRVAKEVGTEGKLGGRATVLGVGGTWKDLTDSVNTMAANLTLQVRAIAYATTAVARGDLTQKVTIPVSGEMLDLVNTINNMIDQLSFFASEVTRVAREVGTEGKLGVQAQKKDIEGTWGEITDNVNIMANNLTSQVRAFAQITAAATDGDFTRFVTVEASGEMDSLKTKINQMVYSLRDSIQKNTAAREAAELANRSKSEFLANMSHEIRTPMNGIIGMTALTLETELSRSQRENLVTVSTLAGNLLAIIDDILDISKIEAGRMNVEEIPFSLRGIVFSVLKTLSVRATQKKLNLMYEVAPDCPDPLIGDALRLKQIITNLIGNAVKFTDAGGRVALKCKLSKMVGSNQAMLEFCASDSGIGIKQDKLDVIFDTFCQADGSTTRKYGGTGLGLSISRRLVNLMGGDLWVRSNYGKGSDFFFTMVVKLDQISPDQVKEKIRPYTGRNIFYLDTLHDKTGVQAMIEDLGLKPFTVHSVDEASHRKRGMPRIDAIIADSLAVVEDLRNVEHLRYIPINLVSPAQLTLNLTYCLDHGISSYINTPTSVADLYYALLPSLESSAATPTEGSNEVTYDILLAEDNVVNQKLACKILTNQGHKVDIVDNGHLAVMAVKKRQYDVILMDVSMPVMGGIEATMAIREFEKTLGDEQVPIVALTAHAMLGDKEKCLQAGMSAYVSKPIRRVELISTLHSLLSQKKSVGGKV encoded by the exons ATGGCAGCCACACTAAGTGCACAATCGGCTTTGCCGAACCAGCCAACCTTGATGTCACGCCAGACCTCTTCGCCGCTGCCCGATCTGGCATCGCTCCCCACCGATTTCCTCGATCACCTGCTGTTGGTCACACAGACTCTGGTCAATTCCAAACCGCCACCTGCCGTGCTGCGTGCCATGTCGCGTGATCCAACACGCAAGGAACAGTCTTCGTCCA ACGGCGACCTATTCGAGGCCCATTTGGCTGACGACGTCGCGTCGATTGACCTCGACGACCCCACATCCCATGCCGAGGGCATCGTTAGCCTGCCTCTCCCCCAATTTAATTCAGCGCACAGCGATGAGCGCACAAAGGCCATCGAAGAAAATCTTGCAAAGCTTGCAGAGCGTCTCTGGCGCGCAGAAGATCATCTCGAGGTCGTCGCTCGCAGCCAGGAAATCGTACGCACCCCCGGTGCCGAGGAGCAACCTGACGACCCCAACCATGCGCGCAATCTCTTCTTTGGCAAGCCTTTCCCCTATCCGCTCTCTCACGCTCAACCCCAGAGTTCCACCTATCCGCTCAGCTACCCGCTTGGCATGGGTCTCAATGGCCCAgtgcttcttggcggcCAGCACTCCCGCACCGACGACCCCATCTCTTCCTTTGAGCGCTACAACGACGAGAGCGGCCTCTCGGCCCAAGAAGagctgcgcctgctcaAAGCTCAGGTTCAGGACATTGCCCGTGTCTGCAAAGCCGTCGCGTTTGGAGACCTCTCCCAGCACATCACCGTCCCCGTACAAGGCCACGTCATGGTCGAACTCAAGGACATCATCAACCAAATGGTAGACCGTCTTTCACATTTCGCAGCCGAAGTCACTCGCGTATCGCTTGAAGTAGGAACCCAGGGCAAGCTCGGTGGTCAGGCCGAGGTGCATGGCGTCGAAGGCACCTGGAAGGAACTCAAGGACGTCGTCAATCGTCTCGCTGCCAACCTCACCAATCAGGTGCGAGGTGTTGCACTCGTCACAAAGGCCGTCGCTCGCGGCGATCTCTCCCAAAAGATCGAGGTTGAAGCCGATGGCGAGATCCTCGAACTCAAGGTTACCATCAATGTCATGGTCGATCAACTCCGCCATTTCTCCACCGAGGTCACCCGTGTCTCGCGCGAGGTGGGCAGCAAAGGTCAGCTCGGCGGCCAGGCCAACGTACCCGGCGTCCAAGGTGTCTGGAAGGAGCTCACCGACAACGTCAATCGCATGTGTTCCAACCTCACTGGTCAGGTGCGTTCCATTGGCGTGGTCACCACCGCCGTCGCTAAAGGCGACCTCACCAAGACCATCGACATTGACGCCGAGGGCGAAATGGCCCAACTCAAGGACACTGTCAACTCGATGGTCGGCCAGTTGCGCATCTTTGCCAGCGAAGTCATCCGCATGTCCATGGAAGTCGGAACCTACGGCAAACTCGGCGGTCAAGCGCACGTGCCCAACGTCGAAGGCACCTGGAAGGATCTCACAGAGAACGTCAACAAGATGGCCGACAACCTCACCTCGCAGGTACGAGAGATCGCACGCGTCACCAAGTGCGTAGCCGAAGGTGTGCTCACTGAGTTCATCAATGTAGACGTCAAAGGAGAAATCCTCGACCTCAAATTGACTGTCAACAACATGGTTCGCCAACTCAAGACGCTCTCGGACGAAATCATCCGTGTCTCCGTCGAGGTTGGCACCGAGGGTCGCCTTGGAGGACAGGCCAAGGTCAACGACGTCAAGGGTCAGTGGCAGGTGCTGACCGAGCGAGTCAACATGATGGCCAGTAACCTCACCACCCAGGTGCGCTCCATCGCCACCGTCACCACCGCTGTAGCGCGCGGCGACCTCAGCAAGACCATCAACGTCGAAGTTCGCGGCGAGTTCCTCGACCTCAAGCTCACCGTCAACAACATGGTCGAATCCTTGCGTACCTTCTCGTTCGAGGTAACCCGTGTCGCCAAGGAGGTCGGAACCGagggcaagctcggcggtCGCGCCACCGtgctcggcgtcggcgGAACGTGGAAGGATCTCACCGATTCAGTCAACACCATGGCCGCGAATTTGACGCTTCAGGTGCGTGCCATCGCTTACGCCACCACTGCCGTAGCGCGCGGTGATCTCACGCAAAAGGTAACCATCCCCGTCTCtggcgagatgctcgacttggtcaACACGATCAACAACATGATTGACCAGCTCAGCTTCTTCGCCTCCGAGGTGACGCGGGTCGCACGAGAGGTGGGTACCGagggcaagctcggcgtACAGGCGCAAAAGAAGGACATCGAAGGCACATGGGGCGAGATCACGGACAATGTCAACATCATGGCCAACAACCTCACCTCACAGGTGCGTGCTTTTGCCCAGatcaccgccgccgccactGACGGTGACTTTACCCGGTTCGTCACCGTCGAGGCGTCTGGTGAGATGGACTCGCTCAAGACCAAAATCAACCAGATGGTGTACAGCCTGCGCGACAGCATCCAGAAGAACACGGCCGCCAGGGAAGCCGCCGAGCTGGCCAACAGGTCCAAGTCCGAGTTCTTGGCCAACATGTCGCACGAGATTCGAACGCCGATGAACGGCATCATTGGTATGACGGCGCTCacgctcgagaccgagctcTCGCGCTCACAGCGAGAGAACCTCGTCAccgtctcgacgctcgcCGGCAATCTGCTCGCCATTATTGacgacatcctcgacatTTCCAAGATCGAAGCTGGTCGCATGAACGTAGAGGAGATTCCCTTTTCGCTGAGGGGCATTGTATTTAGCGTACTTAAGACGCTCTCGGTGCGAGCGACgcagaagaagctcaaTCTCATGTACGAGGTGGCTCCCGACTGCCCAGATCCGCTCATCGGCGATGCACTTCGACTCAAGCAGATCATCACCAACCTCATCGGTAACGCGGTCAAGTTCACAGATGCAGGCGGTCGCGTCGCACTCAAGTGCAAGCTCTCCAAGATGGTGGGTAGTAACCAAGCCATGCTCGAGTTCTGCGCTTCTGACTCGggcatcggcatcaagcaggacaagctcgacgtcaTCTTCGACACCTTCTGCCAGGCTGATGGCTCGACCACGCGAAAGTACGGAGGTACAGGCCTCGGATTGTCGATTTCCAGACGGCTCGTCAACCTCATGGGAGGTGATTTGTGGGTGCGAAGCAATTATGGCAAGGGCTCGGACTTCTTCTTTACCATGGTGGTCAAGCTGGACCAGATCTCGCCGGACCAGGTCAAGGAAAAGATCCGCCCGTACACAGGGCGCAACATCTTCTATCTGGATACGCTGCACGACAAGACGGGTGTACAGGCCAtgatcgaggatcttggCTTGAAGCCGTTTACCGTgcacagcgtcgacgaagcgtCACATCGCAAACGTGGCATGcctcgcatcgacgccatcatcgccgactcgctcgccgtGGTCGAAGACCTGCGCAACGTCGAGCACCTCCGTTACATCCCCATCAACCTCGTCTCGCCGGCACAGCTGACGCTCAACCTGACGTACTGCTTGGATCACGGCATCAGCTCGTACATCAACACACCCACCTCGGTCGCCGATCTGTATTACGCCTTGCTGCCCTCGCTCGAgtcgtcagcagcgacgccgACGGAGGGATCCAACGAAGTGACGTACGACATCCTGCTCGCCGAAGACAACGTGGTGAACCAGAAGCTGGCGTGCAAGATTCTCACCAACCAGGGACACAAGGTGGATATTGTGGACAACGGACATTTGGCGGTGATGGCGGTTAAGAAACGTCAGTACGACGTGATCCTTATGGACGTTAGCATGCCCGTCATGGGAGGCATCGAGGCGACAATGGCGATCCGAGAGTTTGAAAAGACGCTCGGCGACGAACAGGTGCCCATTGTCGCCTTGACCGCGCACGCCATGTTGGGTGACAAGGAAAAGTGTCTGCAGGCCGGAATGAGTGCGTATGTCTCGAAACCCATCAGGCGGGTCGAGTTGATCAGCACGTTGCATTCCTTGCTCAGCCAGAAGAAGAGTGTCGGTGGGAAAGTGTGA